A DNA window from Pyrus communis chromosome 3, drPyrComm1.1, whole genome shotgun sequence contains the following coding sequences:
- the LOC137727560 gene encoding protein ASYMMETRIC LEAVES 2-like has translation MSSNTRSPCAACKFQRRKCTQECVFAPYFPPDQPQKFANVHTVYGASNVGKILNELNVAYREDAVTSLAYEAEARLRDPVYGCVGFISFLQNRLKQVQTDLYNAKKDLSAYIGPQALMIPLLGASTGPPPQQGCRGGQLLIRDQHQQQLFEAHQQELVRFNINGMDAAASLVNGNGFNQIPAAAASNGVVSGSLGLGGAFDNNHYNQIEQQAAAHHQNSLDHQLQAQLMLQPHPAALESQQKSDGEGS, from the coding sequence atgtcGTCGAACACTCGTTCACCGTGCGCTGCGTGCAAGTTTCAACGGCGAAAATGTACGCAAGAATGTGTGTTCGCCCCCTATTTCCCACCAGACCAACCTCAAAAATTCGCTAACGTTCACACGGTTTACGGTGCGAGCAACGTCGGTAAGATCCTGAACGAACTCAATGTTGCATACCGTGAAGATGCCGTGACGTCATTGGCCTATGAGGCAGAGGCTCGTCTTCGGGACCCAGTGTATGGGTGTGTTGGTTTCATCTCATTTCTCCAGAACAGGCTTAAGCAAGTCCAGACTGATCTCTACAACGCCAAGAAAGATCTGTCTGCCTATATTGGCCCTCAGGCATTGATGATCCCTCTGTTGGGGGCTAGCACTGGCCCTCCGCCCCAGCAGGGCTGCAGGGGAGGCCAGCTTTTGATTCGCGACCAACATCAGCAGCAACTGTTCGAGGCTCATCAGCAAGAGCTAGTGAGGTTCAATATCAATGGGATGGACGCCGCAGCGAGTTTGGTTAATGGAAATGGGTTTAATCAGATTCCCGCAGCTGCAGCTAGTAATGGTGTGGTGTCTGGTTCATTGGGTTTGGGTGGAGCTTTTGATAATAACCATTATAACCAGATCGAACAACAAGCAGCTGCACATCACCAGAATTCCCTAGACCATCAGCTTCAGGCTCAGCTGATGCTCCAACCACACCCGGCGGCCCTGGAATCACAGCAGAAATCAGATGGCGAGGGGAGTTGA
- the LOC137730092 gene encoding uncharacterized protein: MPPPASPSMPPEMVVHNRFLGFLIWQSIPSIVIFFLFKTLSSAVPFASPSAAKPPLTFPFSPSIFALFTFLTFHLSQVLFSFSLSLVSSLHPHRPASLLQLVLGLVRFLSIPGGPDWSDSPDSRARAKLSVGFLMFLGAAAVSGFVAVASVCGGFGDGVSAIGRVGFRGLVMGLLYGLYYVYNRRWVLEFPIIQRPPFFSFKMGLPSAITRSLKLSLVAYLFSAALLVFLPHLNQNQATTGKFIAEQIRLYTGSFLVLLCWELSHHLHRVLHTKRFVFAPPKGSAAAETNPSEILLAALEESSPSSLLQYLAYLDLCMVCENNVDAWRRAAFFEETGETYRRVISVCLRPLEQLASKLGEGLESSVENGSRISSQLLSPTDQRLDSKYSEPLNNFQLYAWCAWTAASLTACSHKEDRYGVSQISGSNAAVMSTLISCLLAVETYMGKKTTLQSANQFMGLTGFKLRNTSMANTSMSKKRASPLHSKAYAVADVLRNSIYQIVSAFHDQMASSAKKGFLEKDWIVRGKPPFGTRELLVQKLLLFLDFRAS; this comes from the exons ATGCCGCCTCCAGCTTCACCGTCGATGCCGCCGGAGATGGTGGTCCACAACCGCTTCTTAGGTTTCCTCATATGGCAGTCCATCCCCTCcatcgtcatcttcttcctcttcaaaaccctctcatcaGCCGTCCCCTTCGCTTCTCCCTCGGCCGCCAAACCCCCACTCACATTCCCGTTCTCCCCATCGATATTCGCCCTTTTTACGTTTTTGACCTTCCACCTTTCCCAGGTCCTCTTCTCGTTCTCGCTCTCCCTCGTCTCCTCGCTCCACCCACACCGCCCTGCTTCTCTTCTCCAGCTCGTTCTTGGGCTCGTTCGATTCCTTTCCATTCCGGGCGGTCCTGATTGGTCAGATTCCCCGGATTCCCGGGCCCGGGCTAAGCTTTCGGTTGGTTTCCTGATGTTTTTGGGCGCCGCGGCGGTGTCAGGGTTTGTTGCGGTGGCTTCGGTGTGTGGGGGGTTTGGCGATGGGGTTTCGGCGATTGGGAGAGtggggtttaggggtttagtGATGGGGTTGCTTTATGGGCTGTATTATGTGTATAATCGCAGGTGGGTCTTGGAGTTTCCCATTATTCAG CGTCCTCCTTTTTTCAGCTTCAAAATGGGGCTTCCTTCGGCTATCACACGATCCTTGAAGCTTTCCCTTGTGGCGTACCTTTTTTCAGCTGCTCTGCTGGTGTTTCTGCCACACCTCAATCAGAACCAGGCTACAACTGGAAAGTTTATTGCTGAGCAGATCAGACTCTACACTGGGAGTTTCTTAGTGTTACTATGCTGGGAACTAAGTCACCATTTACATCGG GTGCTTCATACAAAGAGATTCGTATTTGCACCACCTAAAggatcagcagcagcagaaacaaATCCAAGTGAAATTCTCCTTGCAGCTCTGGAGGAGAGCAGTCCTAGTTCTCTTCTTCAGTATCTTGCCTATCTTGATCTCTGTATGGTTTGCGAGAATAACGTGGATGCTTGGAGAAGAGCTGCATTTTTTGAGGAAACTGGTGAAACTTACAGAAGAGTTATATCTGTATGCTTGCGGCCTCTGGAGCAGCTTGCGTCAAAGCTGGGTGAAGGCTTGGAAAGTTCTGTTGAAAACGGCTCCCGAATATCCAGTCAGTTACTGTCCCCAACCGACCAGCGACTAGACTCAAAATACTCCGAACCTTTGAATAACTTCCAG TTGTATGCGTGGTGTGCGTGGACAGCTGCCTCGCTAACTGCATGCTCACACAAAGAGGACAGATACGGGGTTTCCCAGATCAGTGGTAGTAACGCTGCTGTGATGTCAACGCTGATTTCTTGCCTTCTTGCTGTTGAAACATACATGGGGAAGAAGACCACTTTGCAGTCTGCTAATCAGTTCATGGGGTTAACTGGTTTTAAATTGAGAAACACGAGCATGGCCAATACTAGCATGAGTAAAAAGAGAGCCAGCCCGCTTCATTCAAAAGCATATGCTGTTGCTGATGTACTGAGGAACTCAATCTACCAAATTGTGTCTGCTTTCCATGATCAGATGGCAAGCAGTGCTAAAAAGGGCTTTCTTGAGAAGGATTGGATCGTTAGGGGCAAGCCTCCTTTCGGAACACGTGAACTTCTCGTGCAGAAACTGCTTCTATTCCTCGACTTTAGAGCCAGCTAA